A single Glycine soja cultivar W05 chromosome 14, ASM419377v2, whole genome shotgun sequence DNA region contains:
- the LOC114384031 gene encoding uncharacterized protein LOC114384031 gives MKGSALVDYLAQHPINDYQPMHPEFPDEDIVTLFEEEVEDEDRDKWIMWFDGASNALGHGVGAVLVSPDKQYIPFTARLCFDYTNNIAEYEACAPGIRATIDFRVKLLKVYRDSTLVIHQLKGEWETRDHKLVPYQAYIRKLMEFFDDIFFHHIPREENQMVDTLATLVSLHEDFPYIKFRYHSEPTHCCLIEEEEDGNPWYFNIK, from the coding sequence ATGAAGGGGAGTGCCTTGGTGGATTACCTAGCTCAACATCCCATCAATGATTATCAGCCTATGCATCCAGAATTCCCTGATGAAGATATTGTGACCTTGTTTGAGGAGGAAGTAGAAGATGAGGACAGGGACAAGTGGATCATGTGGTTTGACGGTGCGTCTAATGCACTAGGCCATGGGGttggggcagttttggtttcCCCAGACAAGCAatatatacctttcacagcTAGGTTGTGCTTCGACTACACGAACAACATAGCGGAGTACGAGGCATGTGCCCCTGGGATCCGAGCAACAATCGACTTTAGGGTCAAGTTACTCAAGGTATACAGGGACTCGACATTGGTAATCCATCAATTGAAAGGTGAATGGGAGACCAGGGACCACAAATTGGTACCTTACCAGGCTTACATTAGGAAGTTGATGGAATTCTTTGATGACATATTTTTTCATCATATTCCTAGAGAGGAAAATCAGATGGTTGACACCCTTGCCACTCTAGTGAGCCTGCATGAAGATTTTCCGTACATCAAATTCAGATATCATAGTGAGCCTACACATTGTTGTTTGATAGAAGAAGAGGAGGATGGTAACCCTTGGTATTTcaatatcaaatga